Genomic window (Sphingomonas sp. S1-29):
ATCACCATCGCCACCAAGGCGACCAATGCCCACCAGCGGTGGATGAAGTGGATCGCCCAAGGGTCGTTCACCAGCGCCGAAAGCACGCCGCCACTGGTATCGACCCGCGGCACCAGCCGCCCGTTCATCAGCGGCCATTCGCTGGTCACCAGTCCGGCGTTCATTCCCGCGACGAACGCGCCGAACACCAATTGGAACAGCAACACGCCGCCGGTGACCACCGCCACCTTCGTGAGGCGTGCGGCGGGCGCGGCGGGGTCGCGCGCCAGGCGCCGCATGTCGAGCGCGGTCCACACGACCGCGGCGAGGATCGCCAGCGCCATGTTGAGGTGCACCGCGAGCCGGAAATGGCTGACGTCGGTGCGCTCGGCGAGGCCCGAGGTGACCATCCACCAGCCGACCACGCCCTGCATCCCACCGGCGATCAGCAGCAGCACCAGCCGCCGCGCATAGCCCCTAGGGATCTGCCGCCGCACCGCGAACCATAGCAGCGGCAGCGCGAAGGCAAGGCCGATCACACGGCCGAGCAACCGGTGGATATATTCCCAGAAATAGATGAACTTGAAATCGGCCAGGCTCATCCCGGCATTGATCTCGCGATATTCGGGGGTCGCCTGGTACTTCGCGAACTCGCTCGCCCATGCCGCGTCGTTCAGCGGCGGGACCGCGCCCGACACCGGCTTCCATTCGGTGATCGACAGCCCCGATTCGGTCAGCCGCGTGATCCCGCCGACCGCGACCATCAGCACGATCAACAGCGCGACGGTCCAGAGCCAGGTGGCGATCGCCGCGGGGCGCGCGGCGGTGCGCGCCGAAGTGGCGGGCAGGGCGGAGGGGGAGGCGATATGCGACACGATCGGGCCTTTAGCGTTTCGCGCATCGGGCGTCGATGGCGACTGGTGCGCATATGGGGCGTGCGTGCGCGATGTCGCTGCGGGCCAAAGCCGGTAGCGGGCACCGGCAACAGAAAAATCGCCGATGTGATGTTGTAACCTTGCCCATGCTGGCCTAGATGGCAGCCATGGCCAGTCGCATCGCTTCCCGTTTCGCCGCTGATGGCATGCTCGATCGCATCGCGATCGGCGTGTCGGCGCTGTGCGTGATGCATTGCCTTGCCAGCGCCGCGGTGCTGGCGTTGCTGTCGACCGTCGCGGGCGAATTCGTTGCCGATTGGGTGCACGAACTGGGGCTGGGGATCGCGATCCTGCTCGGCGCGGTCGCGCTGGGGCGCGGCATCGTGAAGCATGGCTATATCATGCCGCCGGCGATCGGCGCGCTGGGCCTGGGCATCATGGGCGGCGCGATGACGCTGCCGCACGGATCGGGCGAGATCGTCTGGACGATGATCGGCGTCGGCATCCTGGCGCTTGGCCACGATCTCAACCGCCGCGCGGTGATCTGACCGGCTTGCTTGCCGCGCGGGCCGCTCGCGCTTACATCCCGATCATGCATTCGCACGACCATCACGAGCCGCAGGGCGACGACCTAACGGCCGCTGCGCGCAACACGCTCGAGCAGGCGGGCGAGCAATGGACCGCGATGCGCGAACGCATCTTCCAGACGCTCGCCGGGTTCGAAAAGCCTGCCTCTGCCTATGACATCGCCGAGGCCGTATCGAAGAGCGAGGGTCGGCGGATCGCCGCCAACAGCGTCTATCGCATCCTCGACCTGTTCGTGCAGGCGAACCTGGCGCGCCGTGTCGAGAGCGCGAACGCCTATGTCGCGAATTCGCACCCCGGCTGCCTGCATGACTGCATCTTCCTGGTGTGCGACCAATGCGGCCAGACCACGCATATCGACGACGACAAGATCACCGGTTCGGTACGCTCGGCGGCGACCGATTCGGGCTTTTCGCCGACGCGCCCAGTGATCGAAGTGCGCGGGACATGCGCCGATTGCACGGCTTAATCACAATCAACGCAATACGGCAGTAACATTCGACACGTCCGAAGCGACGCGGTACACCACCATGATGGTAGACGTATCTGCGACCCCGCTGCTCGACACGGTTGATGTTCCGGCCGACCTGCGAAAGCTCAAGCCAGCCGATCTGCGCCAATTGGCCGACGAGCTGCGCCACGAAACGATTTCGGCGGTCGGCACGACCGGCGGGCATTTGGGATCGGGGCTCGGCGTCGTCGAGCTGACCGTTGCGATCCATTATGTGTTCAACACCCCGGTCGACCGACTGGTGTGGGACGTGGGCCACCAATGCTATCCGCACAAGATTCTGACCGGGCGGCGCGACCGGATCCGCACGCTGCGGATGGGCGGGGGCCTCAGCGGCTTCACCAAGCGCGCCGAGAGCGAATATGACCCGTTCGGCGCGGCGCACAGCTCGACCTCGATCTCGGCGGCGCTGGGCTTTGCGGTCGCCAACAAGCTGGCGGGAACGCCGGGCAAGGGCATCGCGGTCATCGGCGACGGATCGATGTCGGCGGGCATGGCCTATGAGGCGATGAACAATGCCGAGCAGGCAGGCAACCGGCTGGTGGTGATCCTCAACGACAACGACATGTCGATCGCGCCGCCGGTCGGCGGGCTTTCGGCCTATCTCAGCCGGATCGTGTCGAGCCGCGAGTTCCTGGGGCTGCGCGAGACGCTCAAGAAATTCGCGCGCCGCCTGCCACGCCCGATGCACGCCGCTGCGCGCAAGACCGACGAGTTCGCGCGCGGGCTGACGATGGGCGGCACGCTGTTCGAGGAGCTGGGCTTTTATTATGTCGGCCCGATCGACGGGCATAATCTCGATCACCTGATCCCGGTGCTCGAAAATGTCCGCGATGCCGAGGAAGGCCCGATCCTGGTCCATGTCGTGACCAAGAAGGGCAAGGGCTATGCCCCCGCCGAGGAATCGGCGGACAAATATCATGGCGTCCAGAAGTTCGACGTCATCACCGGCGCGCAGGCCAAGGCACCGCCGGGGCCGCCAAGCTATCAGAACGTGTTCGGCGAGACGCTGGCGAAGCTGGCCGAGACCGACGAGCGCATCTGCGCGATCACCGCGGCGATGCCCGGCGGGACCGGGGTCGACAAGTTCGCCGCGGCACATCCGACGCGGGCGTTCGACGTCGGGATCGCCGAGCAGCATGCGGTGACCTTCGCCGCCGGCCTTGCAGCGCAGGGGATGCGCCCGTTCTGCGCGATCTATTCGACCTTCCTCCAGCGCGCCTATGACCAGGTGGTGCATGACGTCGCGATCCAGAACCTGCCGGTGCGATTTGCGATCGATCGTGCGGGACTGGTGGGGGCCGATGGCTGTACCCATGCCGGCTCGTTCGACGTCACTTACCTTGCGACCTTGCCGAATTTCGTCATCATGGCGCCCGCCGACGAAGCCGAATTGGTCCACATGACCTATACGGCGGTCTGCCACGACAGCGGCCCGATCGCGCTACGCTACCCGCGCGGCAACGGCACCGGCGTCGCGCTGCCCGAGACGCCCGAGCTGCTCGAGATCGGCAAGGGGCGGATCGTGCGCGAGGGCAAGACCGTGGCGATCCTGTCGCTCGGCACCCGGCTCGAAGAGGCGATGAAGGCCGCCGAGACGCTCGAGGCCAAGGGGCTGTCGACCACCGTCGCCGATCTTCGCTTCGCCAAGCCGCTAGACGAGGCGATGATTCGACGGCTGCTGACGACGCACGAAGTCGCGGTGACGATCGAGGAAAATGCGGTCGGTGGCCTTGGCGCGCACGTGCTGACGCTGGCGAGCGATCAGGGGCTGATCGATGGCGGGTTGAAGCTGCGCACGATGCGGCTGCCCGACATCTTCCAGGACCAGGACAAGCCCGACAAGCAATATGACGAGGCGCGGCTGAACGCGGTGCATATCGTCGAGACGGTGCTGAAGGCGCTGCGGCACAATGAGGATGTAGGCCGGATTGGGGATGCGCGGGCTTAGGGTTTGCCGTTCGCGCCGGTCCGTTCGTGCTGAGTAGCTGCTGAGCCCTTCGACCAGCTCAGGACAGGCGTGTCGAAGCGGCGTATCGAAGCACCGGTGTGTTTGGCGCCATGTCCTTCGATACGGGCCTTCGCCTTCGCTCAGTCCCTACTCAGGACGAACGGGGTTTGGGTGTTCTAGCCCGACCGATCAAAAGCCTATTCCTCGCCCTTTAGGGGGAGGGGGACCGCGAAGCGGTGGAGGGGCTGCCGCGAGCGTGGCGCTCGTGGCGGGCCCCCTCCGTCAGCCCGACGGGCTGCCACCTCCCCCTGAAGGGGGAGGATGGGCCTGGACGAAAGCTACCCTTGCAGTTGCGAATGGTTCGCGCTAGCGGTTGCGAATGGTTCTCAGCCGCACCTTCGCCGCATGACCGGCCGGACGATCCGCGGCTGGGTGGTCGTGCACAGCTGGTCGAGCCTGGTATGCACCGCCTTCCTGCTGATGCTCTGCGTCACCGGGTTGCCGCTGATCTTCCACCACGAGATCGACGAATTGCTCGACGACCAGCCGCCGATCGCCGCGATGCCGGCGGGGACGCCGCTCCAGTCGCTCGATACGATCATGGCGCGCGCGCTGGCCGATCGGTCGGGCGAGGTGGGGCTGTACATGAGCTTCGACGAGGATCGCCCGGTCGTGAACGTCACCACCGGCCCCTCGCCCGATGCCGGCGGGGCCGAGATGACGCTGACCGCCTATGACCAGCGCGACGGGTCGCTGGTCGGCGCGATCGCGCAGGACGGGGTGATGGACTTCATCCTGCAGCTACACACCGACATGTTCGCCGGGCTGCCGGGGATGTTGTTCCTGGGCGCGATGGGGGTGTTGTTCCTCGCCGCGATCGTCTCGGGCGTCGTCCTCTACGCGCCGTTCATGCGCAAGCTCGACTTCGGTACCGTCCGCACCGGCCGCGCGCGGCGGACCAAGTGGCTCGACTATCATAATCTGCTCGGGGTCGTCGTGCTCGCCTGGGCGAGCGTCGTCGGGCTCACCGGGGTGATCAACACGCTCGCCGAGCCGATCATCGCGCAATGGCGCAGCGACGACCTGGCAGCCATCACCCGCGAACATGACGCGCGCGGCCTGCCCGTGCCGACGCGGCTCGCATCGATCAACGCCGCGGTCGAGACCGCCAAGGCGGCGGTGCCCGGCAGCCGGGTGCAGTTCGTCGCCTTTCCCGGCGTCGCTTACAGCAGCCGCCAGCATTATGCGGTGTTCCTGCAGGGCGATACGCCGCTGACCAAGGGGCTGTTGACGCCGGCGCTGGTCGATGCGCGTACCGGCGCGCTGGCGGCGGTGCGGCCGATGCCCTGGTATGTCCAGGCGCTGCAATTGTCGCAGCCGCTGCACTTCGGCGATTATGGCGCGCTGCCGCTCAAGATCCTGTGGGCGGTGCTCGACCTGTTCACGATCCTGGTGCTGGGGTCGGGGCTGTATCTGTGGTTCGCCAAGCGCCACGCATCGAGCGAGGCGAAGGCGCGCGAGGTCGAAAGCGGCGGCGTGCTGGTGCCGGCTGAATGAGCGGGGTGATGCAACGTCCGCGTTCGCGATCGACCGGCGCGATCTTCGTCGTGCCGCTGTTGCTGGCGGTGGCGAGCATGATCGGGCTGGTGGCGGCGCTGCTGGGCGACGGGGTGGCCGACATCGTGTCGTGGGTCGCCTTGGGGTTGCCGGTGGCGGCGGTGGTTTGGGCGATGCGGTTCCGGCGCGGATAGGGGGCAAGGCCCCGTTTGCTTGAAACGAACGGGGTTCGGACAGGCCCTCACCCTTCCGGCGCTGCGCGCCTCCCTCCCTCTCCCGCAGACGGGAGAGGATATTTTCTATTGGGGATTTTCGATGAAGTTCGTTTTGCTTGCCGGTTGCTGTCTGTTTGCCGCCACTGTCGCACATGCGCAGGAGGCGCCGCGCGACGACGACGACATCGTCATTACCGCGCAGGCCGATAACCAGACGCAGGTGATTCGCGGGGGGCAGGTCGGCGTGCTGGGCGACAAGGCCGCCGAGGACGTGCCGTTCAGCATCCGCGCCTATGGCGAGACGCTGATCCTCAACCAGCAGCCGCTGACGCTGGGGCAGGTGCTCGAAAACGATCCCTCGGTGCGCGCGAGCTATGGCTTCGGCAACGCCGCCGAACTGTTCGTCATCCGCGGCTTCCCGCTGTTCGGCGACGATATCGGTCTCGACGGGCTGTACGGCATGGCGCCGCGGCAGCTGATCTCGCCTGAATTGTATGAGCAGGTGCAGATATTGAACGGCGCGAGTGCCTTCCTCAACGGCGCGGCGCCGGGTGGGACTGGGATCGGTGGCAGCGTGAACCTGACCCTCAAGCGCGCTGGCGATCGTCCGCTGACGCGGGTGACGGGCAATTTCAGCGAGGGCGCGCATTTCGGCGGTGCGGTCGATGTGTCGCGGCGCTTCGGCGCGGGGGGCGAGTTCGGGGTGCGGATCAACGGCGCGTATCGTGCGGGCGACGTCAGCGTGAATGACGAGTTTCGTCGCTCGGCGGTGATCGGTGCCGGCTTCGACTGGCGCGGCGAGCGGGCACGGCTGTCGCTCGACCTGGCCTATCAGCGGCTCGAAGTGCGCGGGCTTCGGCCCAAGGTGACCGTTACCGGGCTCACCAGCATTCCCGCGGTGCCGCGCGCCGATGCCAATTATGCGCAGCCCTGGACCTACACCGAATTGCGAGACGTGTTCGGGCTGGTGAAGGGCGAGTATGACCTCGCCGACAATGCGCTGCTGTACGCATCGTTCGGCGCGCGCGACGGGTCGGAGGACGGGATCTATAGCGGGCTGGCTGTTACCAACGCGGTGACCGGCGCGGCGACCGGCGACGCGCTGTTCGTGCCGCGCACCGACAATAACGAAGCCGCGCAAGCGGGGCTCCGGGTGAAGTTGGCGGCGGGCGGGATCAGCCACGAGATTAACTTCGGCGGGTCGATGTCGTGGCAGGTCAATCGCAACGCCTATGACTTCCTCGGCGGGTTCACCCGCTTTGCCACCAATTTGTACGATACCCCGGTGGTGCCGCTGCCGAGCACCGGCTTTGTCGGCGGTGACCTCGACGATCCGTTCGCGGTCTCGCGGGTGCGGCTGGGCAGCGCGTTCGTTTCGGATACGCTGGGGCTTTTCGACGATCGCGTGCTGCTGACCGCGGGGCTTCGGCTGCAGGCGATCAACGTGCGCGGCTATTCGTACACCGATGGTTCGCTGACCAGCGAATATGCCGAGGATGCGGTGACCCCGGTCGTCGGGCTGGTCGTCAAGCCGGTCGAAGGACTGTCGCTGTTCGCCAACCGGATCGAGGGGCTGGCGCAGGGCCCGACCGCGCCGACCACCGATCCGTTGATCGTCAACCCGGGCGAAGTGTTCGCGCCGTTCACATCGGCGCAATATGAGGTCGGCGGCAAGCTGACGCTGGGGCGGTTCAACGCCGGGGTGGCGGTATTCCAGATCGAACAGCCCAGCGCCTTTGCCCGGCCGATCGATCCCGCCGATCCCACCGGACCGCGAATCTTCGCGGTCGAGGGGGGACAGCGCCATCGCGGGGTGGAGCTGACGCTCGACGGCGAACTGGTCGATGGCTTGCGCTTCATCGGCGGCGCGTCGGTGATCCAGGCCAAGCTGCGCGAGACCGAGGGCGGAACGCTCGACGACAATACCGCGGTGGGCGTGCCCGACTATACGATCAACGCGAATGTCGAATGGGACACGCCGTTCATCCCCGGCTTCACGCTGACCGGGCGAGTGATCGATACCGGCAAACAGCAGGTCGATCGCGCCAACACGCTCGAGATTCCAGGCTGGACGCGCTTCGACCTTGGCGCACGCTATGTCGTTGCGGCGGCGCAGCGGCCGCTGACGCTGCGGCTCAACGTCGATAACGTCGCCAACGAACGCTATTGGCAGTCGGCTTTCGACAGCTTCTCGCCCAGCCTGTTGCAGGGAATGCCGCGGACGGTGAAGCTGTCGGCCTCGGTCGAGCTGTAGCGGAACAAAGCGCTGGTTTGGCTGCTTGTGGCGACCTAGAGGCCGATTTTGTTGTCGGCGGTCCAGGGGGAAACATGATCGAGCAGCCAACCACCGCCCAGCCGGCGGACAAGCAGTGGACGCCATCGCGGATCGCGCGGGCCGGAGTGATCTTGATCGCACTGGTCTGCTTGGCGATGCTGCTAATCTCGCTGACCAACCTGTTCCTGTTGATCTTCGCGGCGATCGTGCTGTCGGCGGTGTTCGAAACGCTCGCCAGCCTGATGCAGCGCTGGACGAAGTTGCCGCGCGGGCTCGCGCTGACCGCGGCGGTGCTGCTGATCCTGGGGAGCTTCATCGGCATCTTCGCGATGTTCGGCGCGCAGCTCGCCGCCGAGTTCGACACGATCCGCGAGAAGTTTCCCACCGCGCTCGAGGGAATCCAGCAACAGCTCGATAGCTGGGGCGTCGGCGGCCAGGCGCGCGAGCTGGTGGCCGGCGGGACGAAGGACCTGACCAGCGTGCTGCAGGGCGCGGGCGGCTATGCGCTGTCGGCGGGTAGCGGGCTGGCCGATTTCGCGCTGGTGCTGGTGGGGGCGATCTTCCTGGCGGTCGAGCCCGGCGTGTATCGCCGCGGGCTGGTGCTGCTGATGCCCGAGCGCGCCGAGGACGTGACCGAAGCAGCGCTCGACGATGCCGGGACCGCGCTCAAGGGCTGGATGATCGGGCAGCTAATGTCGATGGTGGTGGTCG
Coding sequences:
- a CDS encoding COX15/CtaA family protein, whose amino-acid sequence is MSHIASPSALPATSARTAARPAAIATWLWTVALLIVLMVAVGGITRLTESGLSITEWKPVSGAVPPLNDAAWASEFAKYQATPEYREINAGMSLADFKFIYFWEYIHRLLGRVIGLAFALPLLWFAVRRQIPRGYARRLVLLLIAGGMQGVVGWWMVTSGLAERTDVSHFRLAVHLNMALAILAAVVWTALDMRRLARDPAAPAARLTKVAVVTGGVLLFQLVFGAFVAGMNAGLVTSEWPLMNGRLVPRVDTSGGVLSALVNDPWAIHFIHRWWALVALVAMVMLARAAKGAGNRPASIAIHSAVGIQVLLGIATVMSGVNFHAAVTHQVVGALLVASAAWGAHAAGRRTA
- a CDS encoding MerC domain-containing protein, producing MASRIASRFAADGMLDRIAIGVSALCVMHCLASAAVLALLSTVAGEFVADWVHELGLGIAILLGAVALGRGIVKHGYIMPPAIGALGLGIMGGAMTLPHGSGEIVWTMIGVGILALGHDLNRRAVI
- a CDS encoding Fur family transcriptional regulator; protein product: MHSHDHHEPQGDDLTAAARNTLEQAGEQWTAMRERIFQTLAGFEKPASAYDIAEAVSKSEGRRIAANSVYRILDLFVQANLARRVESANAYVANSHPGCLHDCIFLVCDQCGQTTHIDDDKITGSVRSAATDSGFSPTRPVIEVRGTCADCTA
- the dxs gene encoding 1-deoxy-D-xylulose-5-phosphate synthase — its product is MVDVSATPLLDTVDVPADLRKLKPADLRQLADELRHETISAVGTTGGHLGSGLGVVELTVAIHYVFNTPVDRLVWDVGHQCYPHKILTGRRDRIRTLRMGGGLSGFTKRAESEYDPFGAAHSSTSISAALGFAVANKLAGTPGKGIAVIGDGSMSAGMAYEAMNNAEQAGNRLVVILNDNDMSIAPPVGGLSAYLSRIVSSREFLGLRETLKKFARRLPRPMHAAARKTDEFARGLTMGGTLFEELGFYYVGPIDGHNLDHLIPVLENVRDAEEGPILVHVVTKKGKGYAPAEESADKYHGVQKFDVITGAQAKAPPGPPSYQNVFGETLAKLAETDERICAITAAMPGGTGVDKFAAAHPTRAFDVGIAEQHAVTFAAGLAAQGMRPFCAIYSTFLQRAYDQVVHDVAIQNLPVRFAIDRAGLVGADGCTHAGSFDVTYLATLPNFVIMAPADEAELVHMTYTAVCHDSGPIALRYPRGNGTGVALPETPELLEIGKGRIVREGKTVAILSLGTRLEEAMKAAETLEAKGLSTTVADLRFAKPLDEAMIRRLLTTHEVAVTIEENAVGGLGAHVLTLASDQGLIDGGLKLRTMRLPDIFQDQDKPDKQYDEARLNAVHIVETVLKALRHNEDVGRIGDARA
- a CDS encoding PepSY-associated TM helix domain-containing protein, with amino-acid sequence MTGRTIRGWVVVHSWSSLVCTAFLLMLCVTGLPLIFHHEIDELLDDQPPIAAMPAGTPLQSLDTIMARALADRSGEVGLYMSFDEDRPVVNVTTGPSPDAGGAEMTLTAYDQRDGSLVGAIAQDGVMDFILQLHTDMFAGLPGMLFLGAMGVLFLAAIVSGVVLYAPFMRKLDFGTVRTGRARRTKWLDYHNLLGVVVLAWASVVGLTGVINTLAEPIIAQWRSDDLAAITREHDARGLPVPTRLASINAAVETAKAAVPGSRVQFVAFPGVAYSSRQHYAVFLQGDTPLTKGLLTPALVDARTGALAAVRPMPWYVQALQLSQPLHFGDYGALPLKILWAVLDLFTILVLGSGLYLWFAKRHASSEAKAREVESGGVLVPAE
- a CDS encoding TonB-dependent receptor → MKFVLLAGCCLFAATVAHAQEAPRDDDDIVITAQADNQTQVIRGGQVGVLGDKAAEDVPFSIRAYGETLILNQQPLTLGQVLENDPSVRASYGFGNAAELFVIRGFPLFGDDIGLDGLYGMAPRQLISPELYEQVQILNGASAFLNGAAPGGTGIGGSVNLTLKRAGDRPLTRVTGNFSEGAHFGGAVDVSRRFGAGGEFGVRINGAYRAGDVSVNDEFRRSAVIGAGFDWRGERARLSLDLAYQRLEVRGLRPKVTVTGLTSIPAVPRADANYAQPWTYTELRDVFGLVKGEYDLADNALLYASFGARDGSEDGIYSGLAVTNAVTGAATGDALFVPRTDNNEAAQAGLRVKLAAGGISHEINFGGSMSWQVNRNAYDFLGGFTRFATNLYDTPVVPLPSTGFVGGDLDDPFAVSRVRLGSAFVSDTLGLFDDRVLLTAGLRLQAINVRGYSYTDGSLTSEYAEDAVTPVVGLVVKPVEGLSLFANRIEGLAQGPTAPTTDPLIVNPGEVFAPFTSAQYEVGGKLTLGRFNAGVAVFQIEQPSAFARPIDPADPTGPRIFAVEGGQRHRGVELTLDGELVDGLRFIGGASVIQAKLRETEGGTLDDNTAVGVPDYTINANVEWDTPFIPGFTLTGRVIDTGKQQVDRANTLEIPGWTRFDLGARYVVAAAQRPLTLRLNVDNVANERYWQSAFDSFSPSLLQGMPRTVKLSASVEL
- a CDS encoding AI-2E family transporter, whose translation is MIEQPTTAQPADKQWTPSRIARAGVILIALVCLAMLLISLTNLFLLIFAAIVLSAVFETLASLMQRWTKLPRGLALTAAVLLILGSFIGIFAMFGAQLAAEFDTIREKFPTALEGIQQQLDSWGVGGQARELVAGGTKDLTSVLQGAGGYALSAGSGLADFALVLVGAIFLAVEPGVYRRGLVLLMPERAEDVTEAALDDAGTALKGWMIGQLMSMVVVAAFTALGLWLLGVPAAGGLGLIAGLLDIIPFIGPIIAAVPAVLLAFTVSPSTALWTVGLFLLIQQIQGNLLQPLIQKRAVDVPPGVLLFAVAGAGILFGLLGVLLAAPLTVVIFVLVQRIYVKTLLGKPIETAAEKAD